One Drechmeria coniospora strain ARSEF 6962 chromosome 01, whole genome shotgun sequence genomic region harbors:
- a CDS encoding hypothetical protein (related to gibberellin 20-oxidase) codes for MTAKSSHALYKLMYSFVRVLPWSSLFVPRPPSVINGQTPPALPPHRLQLSANTTQRANPRRQRAMAAAAVAEIPLIDLAGNEIDVSRKLVAAAEDHGFIYIRNVGADITPASVDEAFSLSKMLFESPVEEKQKCSIQQNNRGWSSMHSETLDPKHQRVGDFFSRVHPVAIDSSSSGSVLRFLRYPAPESVSHDADDVRAGAHSDYGSITLLFRLKGQAGLEILKKDNSWAPVPVCPPGTDKDPSPPILVNIGDLLSYWTNGLFRSTVHRVVFPTAGEKVAVGESNSGPRYSIAYFCHPVGSARLEPVPSERVKNYIPVDDTPDVNPYAERKVMTADAHLLMRLKESYGTLYDDKQEESSQ; via the exons ATGACGGCCAAGTCCAGTCATGCACTATACAAGCTGATGTACTCGTTCGTTCGAGTGCTACCTTGGAGCTCGCTCTtcgtccctcgtcctccctcGGTCATCAACGGCCAAACCCCACCTGCGTTGCCCCCCCACCGCCTCCAACTCAGCGCCAACACCACGCAGAGAGCCAACCCCAGACGTCAAAGAGCCATGGCTGCAGCTGCAGTCGCGGAGATCCCCCTCATAGACCTCGCCGGCAACGAGATAGATGTGTCCCGGAagctcgtggccgccgccgaggaccaTGGTTTCATCTATATCAGGAACGTCGGTGCCGACATCACGccggcgagcgtcgacgaggccttcTCACTG TCAAAGATGCTATTCGAGTCGCCAGTAGAGGAAAAGCAGAAGTGCTCCATCCAGCAGAACAACCGTGGCTGGTCCAGCATGCACTCCGAGACTCTTGATCCCAAGCACCAACGG GTCGGCGACTTTTTCTCCCGCGTTCACCCTGTTGCCATCGACTCCTCCTCTTCAGGCTCCGTTCTTCGCTTCCTCCGCTACCCGGCCCCGGAATCTGTCTCtcatgacgccgacgacgtccgcgccggcgcccacTCCGACTATGGCTCCATCACGCTGCTCTTCCGCCTCAAGGGCCAGGCCGGCCTTGAGATTCTCAAAAAAGACAACTCCTGGGCACCTGTGCCTGTTTGTCCTCCCGGAACCGACAAGGATCCGAGCCCGCCCATTCTGGTCAACATCGGTGACTTGCTCTCCTACTGGACCAACGGACTATTCAGAAGTACAGTTCATAGGGTCGTCTTTCCAACCGCCGGGGAGAAGGTCGCGGTGGGAGAGTCGAACTCCGGGCCGAGATACTCGATCGCCTACTTCTGCCACCCCGTGGGCTCGGCACGCTTGGAGCCTGTGCCAAGTGAACGGGTCAAGAACTACATACCTGTTGATGATACACCAGACGTCAACCCATATGCCGAAAGGAAGGTCATGACTGCGGATGCACATCTCTTGATGAGGCTGAAAGAAAGCTACGGGACCTTGTATGATGACAAGCAGGAGGAATCTTCTCAGTGA